In Oryza glaberrima chromosome 8, OglaRS2, whole genome shotgun sequence, the following are encoded in one genomic region:
- the LOC127781737 gene encoding protein DETOXIFICATION 27-like, producing the protein MEDEATSVAAPLLRPRGGVDAEAVKQQLWPAGARVAGEWWVESKKLWRVVGPAIFQRIALYGINVVSQAFIGHMGDLELAAFSIASTVVAGFNFGFLLGMASALETLCGQAFGAKKYHMLGVYLQRSWLVLLMFAVALTPTYVLMEDLLLLIGQPADLASLAGKMSVWLLPQHFAMAMLLPLTRFLQSQLKNWVTAVTAGVALALHLVITYLLVNTLHLGLLGAVAAANVAWWIVVLGQLVYVVGGWCPLSWKGFSMEAFADFWEFIKLSSASGVMLCLENWYYRVLVLLTGYLNNAEIAVDALSICLTINGWEMMIPFGFLAATGVRVANELGAGSGRGARFAIVVSVTTSVAIGLVFWCLIIAYNDKIALLFSSSKVVLDAVSDLSVLLAFTVLLNSVQPVLSGVAIGSGWQALVAYVNVGSYYLVGVPIGAILGWPLHFGVGGIWSGLIGGTAVQTLILAYLTIRCDWDEEAKKASTRMEVWASSK; encoded by the exons ATGGAGGACGAGGCGacgtcggtggcggcgccgctgctgcggccgcgcggcggcgttgACGCGGAGGCGGTGAAGCAGCAGCTGTGGCCGGCCGGCGCGAGGGTGGCGGGGGAGTGGTGGGTGGAGTCGAAGAAGCTGTGGCGCGTCGTCGGGCCGGCCATCTTCCAGCGGATCGCGCTGTACGGGATCAACGTCGTCTCGCAGGCGTTCATCGGCCACATGGGCGacctcgagctcgccgccttctccaTCGCCTCCACCGTCGTTGCCGGCTTCAACTTCGGTTTCCTG CTGGGCATGGCGAGCGCGCTGGAGACGCTGTGCGGGCAGGCGTTCGGCGCCAAGAAGTACCACATGCTGGGCGTGTACCTGCAGCGGTCGTGGCTGGTGCTCCTCATGTTCGCCGTCGCGCTGACGCCGACGTACGTGCTCATGGAggacctgctgctgctgatcgGGCAGCCGGCCGACCTCGCCAGCCTCGCCGGCAAGATGAGCGTCTGGCTGCTGCCGCAGCACTTCGCCATGGCGATGCTGCTCCCGCTCACGCGGTTCCTGCAGTCCCAGCTCAAGAACTGGGTCACCGCGGTCACCGCTGGCGTCGCGCTCGCGCTCCACCTCGTGATCACCTACCTGCTCGTCAACACCCTCCACCTGGGCCtcctcggcgccgtcgccgccgccaacgtgGCGTGGTGGATCGTCGTGCTGGGGCAGTTGGTCTACGTCGTCGGCGGCTGGTGCCCGCTGTCGTGGAAGGGATTCTCCATGGAAGCGTTCGCCGACTTCTGGGAGTTCATCAAGCTCTCCTCGGCCTCCGGGGTGATGCTTTG CTTGGAGAACTGGTACTACAGGGTGTTGGTGTTGCTTACAGGGTACCTGAATAACGCTGAAATCGCTGTGGATGCACTCTCCATATG CTTGACGATCAACGGATGGGAGATGATGATTCCTTTTGGCTTCTTGGCTGCAACTGG CGTGCGGGTGGCAAACGAGCTcggcgccggcagcggcagGGGCGCGCGGTTCGCCATCGTGGTGTCCGTCACCACCTCCGTGGCGATCGGCCTCGTCTTCTGGTGCCTCATCATTGCCTACAACGACAAGATCGCTCTCCTCTTCTCGTCGAGCAAGGTGGTGCTCGACGCCGTCAGCGACCTGTCCGTGCTGCTCGCCTTCACCGTCCTCCTCAACAGCGTGCAGCCCGTCCTCTCAG GTGTGGCCATTGGCTCAGGGTGGCAAGCACTCGTAGCCTACGTCAACGTCGGTAGCTACTACTTGGTCGGAGTTCCCATCGGTGCCATATTGGGCTGGCCATTGCATTTCGGAGTTGGG GGAATTTGGTCCGGGTTGATTGGTGGCACAGCTGTTCAGACACTGATATTAGCCTATCTCACTATCAGATGTGATTGGGATGAAGAG GCAAAGAAAGCAAGTACAAGGATGGAAGTATGGGCCAGCTCAAAATGA